In one window of Chelmon rostratus isolate fCheRos1 chromosome 19, fCheRos1.pri, whole genome shotgun sequence DNA:
- the tmem267 gene encoding transmembrane protein 267, which produces MQGFYSKLDSSPSSSPLLGVGLGREGAPVPLSLAVETEKAQALLQTFSSASLLASAGLGMFCVVADHALQLPVIQHHLWLRAALDNATHGLVGLWSWAVVIGLRKKSDLYEVLLAGLLASIIDLDHFYMAGSLSLKAAVSLPQRPPLHCSSLIPVLCLSLRFLMWIGRLKDAWCSLPWMLFISMATHHVRDAVRHGLWVCPFGNTAPLPYWLYVSTTATLPHLCSVLMYLTGTRDVISTKHGVAIDV; this is translated from the exons ATGCAGGGATTCTACTCCAAGCTCgactcctctccctcctcgtCCCCGTTATTGGGGGTCGGCCTCGGGCGGGAAGGCGCTCCTGTGCCCCTCAGCCTGGCTGTGGAGACGGAGAAAGCTCAGGCCCTCCTGCAGACATTCAGCTCCGCCTCTCTGCTGGCGTCGGCAGGACTCGGTATGTTCTGCGTGGTGGCGGACCACGCCCTCCAGCTGCCGGTCATTCAGCACCACCTGTGGCTGCGCGCTGCCTTGGACAACGCCACGCATGGATTGGTTGGACTGTGGTCATGGGCTGTTGTTATTGGACTGAGGAAAAAGAGTGATCTGTATGAGGTGCTGTTGGCTGGTCTTCTGGCATCAATTATAGACCTGGACCACTTCTATATGGCTGGATCCCTGTCACTCAAG GCCGCTGTGTCGCTCCCccagcgtcctcctctccactgctcctctctcatccccgtcctctgtctctcgctcCGCTTCCTCATGTGGATCGGACGCCTCAAAGATGCTTGGTGCTCCTTGCCGTGGATGCTTTTCATTTCCATGGCGACGCACCACGTGCGGGATGCCGTGCGCCACGGCCTGTGGGTGTGCCCGTTCGGCAACACGGCGCCGCTCCCCTACTGGCTGTACGTCAGCACCACGGCCACGCTCCCTCACCTGTGCTCAGTGCTCATGTACCTGACGGGAACCAGAGATGTGATCTCCACCAAACACGGGGTGGCCATCGACGTTTAG
- the il11ra gene encoding interleukin-11 receptor subunit alpha → MPGLLSSPVCLTVIWFLSWSLRPSRAQIQADEVSGVQYGRLESNVTLACGKPQTGIPVVWHLNHSSALPWHKVTSDGSIVLLHVDHSAQGNYSCYDNQGLLLHSVKLRLGHPPGLLSVSCQVPNHTHVRCSWVDSVKTFLPAKYNASFRGSGQEWRPCIVDITRKHCDVDHPAFWQTIHTLRITETNGLGSETTYVRFKLHKLLKPDPPESVMVKELEGYSKRLIVSWNFPSSWPLHDAFPLVFHIRYRPMGSMYWSEIYSEESPVVISDALAGHLHQVQVRARDEVNSESQWSEWSPLLLVRPWEVYTTPEPEPEPTEELLPEEYFFPFNTKPETTTAKSHNPAFEDEGNLGLVILLVLFSVVILTTVLSLIFVVWVRQRRRDHATLQELASMVKMKSMPI, encoded by the exons atgCCAGGCCTTTTGTCCAGTCCTGTGTGTCTGACAGTCATCTGGTTTTTATCTTGGTCGCTGCGTCCCAGTCGTGCTCAGATTCAGGCTGATGAAG tgtcaGGCGTGCAGTATGGGCGCTTGGAGTCAAATGTGACACTGGCATGCGGGAAGCCACAAACCGG GATACCTGTGGTGTGGCATCTCAACCACAGCTCAGCGTTACCATGGCACAAAGTGACATCAGATGGAAGCATAGTCCTGCTGCATGTCGACCACTCTGCGCAGGGCAACTACAGCTGCTATGACAACCAGGggctcctcctccactctgtcaAACTCAGGCTGGGCC ATCCCCCTGGGCTGCTGAGCGTTTCCTGTCAAGTGCCCAATCACACGCATGTTCGCTGCTCCTGGGTGGATTCGGTAAAGACCTTCCTACCAGCCAAGTACAATGCCTCCTTCAG GGGGAGTGGTCAGGAGTGGAGGCCATGCATCGTGGACATCACCCGAAAGCACTGTGATGTAGATCACCCTGCCTTCTGGCAGACCATCCACACCCTGAGAATCACAGAGACCAACGGCCTGGGGTCCGAGACAACATATGTCCGGTTTAAGTTACATAAACTAT TGAAACCAGACCCTCCAGAGTCAGTGATGGTGAAGGAGCTAGAAGGCTATTCAAAGAGGCTGATCGTCTCCTGGAACTTTCCCTCCTCCTGGCCGCTGCATGATGCTTTTCCCCTTGTGTTTCATATACGATACCGGCCGATGGGCTCTATGTACTGGTCAGAG ATTTACTCTGAGGAGAGTCCAGTTGTGATTTCTGACGCCCTGGCTGGACACCTCCACCAAGTTCAGGTCCGAGCCCGTGACGAGGTGAACTCTGAGAGCCAGTGGAGTGAATGGAGTCCCCTGCTTCTTGTCAGGCCCTGGGAAG TCTACACCAcccctgaacctgaacctgaacctaCAGAGGAGCTCCTGCCAGAggaatatttttttcccttcaacACAAAGCCTGAGACCACCACTGCAAAGTCACACA ATCCTGCATTTGAGGATGAAGGTAATTTGGGTTTGGTCATTCTGCTGGTTTTGTTCTCCGTGGTCATCCTCACCACCGTCCTTTCCCTCATCTTTGTCGTgtg GGTGAGGCAGAGGCGGCGCGATCATGCAACCCTGCAGGAACTCGCCTCTATGGTCAAGATGAAGTCCATGCCAATCTAA